The following coding sequences lie in one Bacteroidota bacterium genomic window:
- a CDS encoding NAD-dependent epimerase/dehydratase family protein, with amino-acid sequence MSKVFVTGPDGVLGSNIVRELLARKYEVKVLVFGPHDPITLKGLPIEIVRGNVTNKAELIELSKGCDYFINVAAITDMWPTRGEKYFKINVEGAENAVEATLQNKMKRLVHIGSASSFGYGTIDNPGNETTAYKSAKYKVDYIDSKKLGQERVLAAVKEKGLDAVVVCPTFMIGPYDSKPSSGAMIIAIAKGELPGYSSGGKNWVYVKDVAVGACNALTMGRTGEAYILGGENITYVDAVNRIAAALGQTKLPKFVVPRFLLLTIGWLGTVAAAITGKPPKLTINLAQIACDGHYFSPKKAVEELKMPQTPIEVGVKEAKQWFIENKYL; translated from the coding sequence ATGAGTAAAGTTTTTGTAACCGGTCCGGATGGCGTTTTGGGAAGTAATATTGTTCGCGAACTTCTTGCCCGAAAATATGAAGTGAAAGTACTGGTGTTTGGTCCGCATGATCCTATTACTTTAAAAGGATTACCAATAGAAATTGTCAGAGGAAATGTGACGAATAAAGCAGAGTTGATTGAGCTTTCGAAAGGATGTGATTATTTCATCAATGTTGCTGCCATCACCGACATGTGGCCTACACGTGGAGAAAAATATTTTAAAATCAATGTAGAAGGTGCTGAAAATGCAGTAGAAGCAACCCTTCAAAATAAAATGAAACGATTGGTGCACATTGGAAGTGCAAGCTCCTTTGGATACGGAACAATCGACAATCCCGGAAACGAAACCACCGCCTACAAATCTGCTAAATACAAAGTAGATTATATTGATAGCAAGAAACTCGGACAAGAAAGAGTGTTAGCAGCTGTAAAAGAAAAAGGGTTGGATGCTGTTGTGGTTTGTCCCACCTTTATGATTGGTCCATACGATTCGAAACCCAGTTCTGGTGCAATGATTATTGCTATTGCGAAAGGTGAATTGCCGGGCTATTCTTCCGGAGGAAAAAATTGGGTGTATGTAAAAGATGTTGCTGTTGGCGCCTGTAACGCTCTAACAATGGGTCGCACAGGCGAAGCCTATATTTTGGGTGGAGAAAATATTACCTATGTGGATGCTGTAAATCGTATTGCAGCGGCACTCGGACAAACGAAACTTCCGAAATTTGTTGTCCCTCGGTTTTTATTGCTAACCATTGGCTGGTTAGGAACGGTTGCTGCGGCAATTACCGGTAAACCACCGAAACTTACCATCAACCTTGCACAGATTGCATGTGATGGCCATTACTTCAGTCCTAAAAAGGCGGTTGAAGAATTAAAAATGCCTCAAACACCGATTGAAGTAGGCGTGAAAGAGGCAAAGCAATGGTTTATCGAAAATAAATATTTGTAA
- a CDS encoding class I SAM-dependent methyltransferase has protein sequence MDSIFNIISGGLVLVLLFFIYKYLETFWSFKLAKPYKWEDSVKNKLVSENLKTLERSYFDKIRFYNFWLQIERLKKENVKGDFAELGVHKGETAKMIFEMDPTRTIHLFDTFEGFNATDLKHENKQGGKYTTKEFSDTSLEEVKQYINAGNQAIFYPGYFPNTAIGLNQTTFAFVHLDADLYLPTIEGLRFFYPKLAPGGVIIIHDYNHTWDGIPKALKEFMTTIPESLVELSDWKGSVILVKNSK, from the coding sequence ATGGATTCGATTTTCAATATTATTTCTGGTGGACTCGTTCTGGTTCTCCTATTTTTTATCTACAAATACCTTGAAACATTTTGGTCCTTCAAGCTTGCAAAGCCCTACAAATGGGAAGATTCCGTAAAAAACAAGTTGGTCTCCGAAAATTTAAAAACACTGGAGCGAAGCTATTTTGACAAGATTCGTTTTTACAACTTTTGGTTACAAATTGAACGACTCAAAAAAGAAAATGTAAAAGGTGACTTTGCTGAGTTAGGCGTCCACAAAGGAGAAACAGCAAAAATGATTTTTGAAATGGATCCAACACGTACGATTCACCTGTTTGATACCTTTGAAGGATTTAATGCCACAGATTTGAAACATGAAAACAAACAAGGTGGAAAATATACCACCAAAGAATTTTCCGACACAAGCTTAGAAGAAGTAAAACAATACATCAACGCTGGAAATCAGGCCATTTTTTATCCCGGGTATTTTCCAAATACCGCAATCGGGTTAAATCAAACAACCTTTGCATTCGTTCATTTGGATGCCGATTTATATTTACCAACGATCGAAGGCCTAAGATTTTTTTATCCAAAACTTGCACCGGGTGGTGTTATCATTATCCACGATTATAATCACACCTGGGACGGCATCCCGAAAGCATTAAAGGAATTTATGACAACCATTCCCGAAAGCTTGGTAGAGCTTTCCGATTGGAAAGGCAGTGTTATACTTGTGAAAAACAGTAAGTAA
- a CDS encoding gliding motility-associated C-terminal domain-containing protein — protein MLLSKNSLGTTLLLFLFCISTVAMFSQSKESALTANLHTEEQRNILEDRQQWREVESERKMFSSTFITPDGRIITQYSKQPINYYNTSGALVPVDITPTFSNRGLSANNQPNAASVLTNGAIEINTGDHSTILFSKNCTVNGIALSTSELKQQGVTATMSTNVPNITKTFEFRFNGVKYNYVLNAPIASTSDFIIEEEIELPQNATLQPDAMYGQQDERGWLGALQILDASGKELGTMRGAVCYDAAKAFITAAYRIEIVGGKQKIKIIVPNSWMNDHDRVFPITIDPLVTGPTATYLGTGGAIPSCIAPATGADSILVTIPASISVTGLFVSGSFYANPFTTATMSQGAMYFKTSCNTSTSFTVTGTAGATPGTAYLSVYDLKSPLLCCKPQSCATQTFYLSMLISRTGPGTGCNTTYIYHDPFGGYPFSAYVEGHTIEGYGPLWNVTPNNICSNVCTITGTVYIRYGVPPFTITHPWMAGSVTVGTPLGCSIAATPKALTLTIPSCPWTCDTISTLSVPPPTVTDACGNLMTGISPRVITIKEVPEVTASPNPITICSGETFNTTLTPCIGTSVVSWSGNATSGTGTTISQTLTNTGTTVSTTTYQVSAINNTCQSDTITFTVNTDPLPVAGFLATPQPVVINTPLSFNDNSIAYGGSTSNWLWSFGDGSFDVSQNPTHIYSVPGIYNVCLAMQTSSGCVDTICQDVTVIPAEIVLPNVVTPNGDNANEMLYFKYLEYFGTNSLKVYDRWGQIVYQKENYSNDWVPNGVSDGTYYYLLVVENGDNYPGFLQVIK, from the coding sequence ATGCTACTCTCAAAAAATAGTTTAGGTACAACTCTTTTATTGTTTCTCTTTTGTATCAGCACTGTTGCTATGTTTTCACAAAGCAAGGAGTCCGCTCTTACCGCCAATCTTCATACGGAAGAACAACGTAATATCTTAGAAGACCGCCAACAATGGCGAGAGGTAGAGAGCGAACGAAAAATGTTTTCAAGTACATTCATTACCCCAGACGGAAGAATCATTACGCAATACAGCAAACAGCCCATCAACTATTACAATACGAGCGGAGCACTTGTTCCTGTAGATATCACACCAACATTTTCGAACAGAGGGCTCTCTGCAAACAATCAGCCCAATGCTGCAAGTGTATTAACAAACGGTGCTATTGAAATAAATACAGGCGACCATTCCACCATTCTTTTTTCAAAAAACTGTACCGTGAATGGCATTGCCCTTTCCACTTCCGAACTGAAACAACAAGGTGTAACGGCTACCATGAGCACTAACGTCCCGAACATTACCAAAACATTTGAATTTCGTTTCAATGGTGTAAAGTATAACTATGTTTTAAATGCTCCGATTGCTTCAACATCTGATTTTATAATTGAAGAAGAAATAGAGCTCCCTCAAAATGCAACACTCCAGCCGGATGCAATGTATGGACAGCAAGATGAAAGAGGATGGTTGGGTGCACTTCAAATTCTTGATGCTAGTGGAAAAGAATTAGGAACCATGCGCGGAGCTGTTTGTTACGATGCTGCGAAAGCGTTTATCACTGCTGCATATAGAATTGAGATTGTTGGCGGAAAACAAAAAATAAAAATCATTGTTCCAAACTCTTGGATGAATGATCATGATCGCGTTTTCCCGATTACCATCGACCCATTGGTTACCGGTCCAACAGCTACTTACCTTGGTACAGGCGGTGCAATTCCTTCCTGCATAGCACCAGCAACAGGCGCGGATAGCATCTTAGTAACCATTCCAGCTTCCATTTCTGTAACCGGATTATTTGTTAGCGGTAGCTTTTATGCCAACCCATTTACAACAGCAACGATGAGTCAAGGTGCTATGTATTTCAAAACAAGTTGCAACACCTCTACCTCTTTCACTGTTACCGGAACGGCAGGCGCTACTCCAGGAACCGCCTACCTTTCTGTTTATGATTTAAAGAGTCCTTTGTTATGTTGCAAACCACAATCCTGTGCGACACAAACCTTCTATTTATCAATGCTCATCTCGCGAACAGGTCCCGGAACAGGTTGTAACACCACCTATATTTATCATGATCCATTTGGCGGTTACCCCTTTAGCGCTTATGTGGAAGGCCATACCATTGAAGGATACGGACCACTTTGGAATGTTACACCCAACAATATTTGTTCAAACGTTTGTACGATCACCGGAACGGTTTACATCCGTTATGGTGTTCCACCATTTACCATCACACACCCCTGGATGGCTGGCAGTGTAACTGTTGGAACACCCTTAGGATGTTCCATCGCTGCAACACCAAAAGCATTGACGCTCACGATTCCAAGTTGTCCTTGGACGTGCGACACCATTTCTACGTTATCTGTTCCTCCACCTACGGTTACGGATGCCTGTGGCAATCTGATGACCGGCATTTCTCCAAGAGTAATCACCATCAAAGAAGTACCGGAAGTTACTGCTTCGCCCAATCCCATCACCATTTGTTCGGGTGAAACATTTAACACCACACTTACTCCTTGCATCGGAACGAGTGTTGTGAGCTGGAGTGGAAACGCAACAAGTGGAACGGGGACAACAATCAGTCAAACACTCACCAACACCGGAACAACTGTTTCTACTACAACCTATCAAGTTTCTGCAATCAACAATACCTGTCAATCGGATACGATTACCTTTACTGTAAATACAGACCCATTGCCCGTTGCAGGATTCTTGGCAACACCTCAACCGGTTGTCATTAACACACCATTATCGTTTAACGACAACAGTATTGCCTACGGTGGCAGCACCAGCAATTGGCTGTGGAGCTTTGGTGATGGAAGTTTTGATGTGAGTCAAAATCCGACACATATCTATTCCGTTCCAGGAATTTATAACGTTTGTTTAGCAATGCAAACCTCCAGTGGATGTGTTGATACGATTTGTCAAGATGTTACAGTTATCCCAGCCGAAATTGTATTACCCAATGTTGTAACTCCGAATGGCGACAATGCCAATGAAATGCTTTATTTTAAATACTTGGAATATTTCGGTACCAATAGTTTAAAAGTATATGACCGTTGGGGACAAATCGTTTATCAAAAAGAAAATTACTCGAACGACTGGGTGCCAAACGGTGTTTCGGATGGGACGTACTACTATTTACTGGTCGTAGAAAACGGAGATAACTACCCGGGATTCTTACAAGTAATTAAATAA
- a CDS encoding tetratricopeptide repeat protein encodes MKSDICKMKSSIKYLLFALFFYTSFQPLIAQDATPDSLINIVKANKGDTLQVNVMHDLFLYYEFEDRAKAEKYLTDAMALAKKINFERGMVTGFIYNGYFLEDESKNQDALGFYEKGLALALKIDYKKGIASCYNNIGNINLRLGQYPVATKNYFAAMKVYQQAGNKKGMADAYGNIGIVYFYLNDFKSGLKSNFASLKLYTEINDKKGIADSYQHIGNTFAKQNNYAAALPNFLMSLKISEEIDYKATNAYAHSNIGLIYQLRGDYSKALENYDLALKINESIGNKQGIAVSYGNMGEAYTGQKNFTKAREFLTKAILLADTTGDKEVLKNAYIALTQLDSATGNYKGAFENHKRYILHRDSLSNQESRNQIVQSQMTYEFEKKEAIAQAEHKKELENQEAIADEKNRKQKLIIGFVVVGFILVLVFAAFVSRSLRITKKQKDVIEMQKLFVEQQKAEVEMQKGMVEEKQLQIIDSIKYARRIQQSLLPTEKYIEKNINRLKKK; translated from the coding sequence ATGAAAAGCGACATTTGCAAAATGAAAAGTTCGATTAAATACCTACTATTTGCATTGTTTTTTTATACTTCCTTTCAACCGCTCATTGCACAAGATGCAACACCAGATTCACTTATAAATATTGTAAAAGCCAATAAAGGAGATACGTTGCAAGTAAATGTGATGCACGACTTGTTTTTGTATTACGAATTTGAGGACAGAGCAAAAGCGGAAAAGTATTTGACGGACGCCATGGCCTTGGCAAAAAAAATAAATTTTGAACGAGGGATGGTTACCGGTTTTATTTATAACGGATACTTTTTGGAAGATGAAAGTAAAAACCAGGATGCTTTGGGTTTTTATGAAAAAGGACTGGCGCTCGCACTAAAGATTGATTATAAAAAAGGCATCGCTTCGTGTTATAACAATATCGGGAATATCAATTTGCGGTTAGGTCAATATCCCGTTGCAACAAAAAATTATTTTGCAGCCATGAAAGTGTATCAACAAGCAGGGAATAAGAAGGGAATGGCAGATGCGTATGGAAACATTGGAATCGTATATTTTTATTTGAATGATTTTAAGTCTGGGTTGAAGAGTAATTTTGCCTCATTAAAACTGTATACTGAAATCAATGATAAAAAAGGGATTGCAGATTCCTATCAACACATCGGAAATACCTTTGCAAAACAAAATAATTATGCAGCAGCATTACCTAATTTTTTGATGTCGTTAAAGATTTCAGAAGAAATCGATTACAAAGCAACGAATGCCTATGCACATAGTAATATTGGGTTAATCTATCAATTACGTGGTGATTATTCCAAAGCACTGGAAAATTATGATTTGGCTTTGAAAATAAACGAATCGATTGGAAACAAACAAGGGATTGCTGTTTCTTATGGTAATATGGGAGAAGCGTATACCGGGCAAAAAAACTTTACGAAAGCGCGTGAGTTTTTAACGAAAGCGATACTTCTGGCAGATACAACCGGTGATAAAGAAGTTTTGAAAAATGCCTACATCGCCTTGACGCAATTGGATAGTGCAACAGGAAATTATAAGGGCGCATTTGAAAATCACAAGCGATACATTTTGCATCGCGATAGTTTAAGCAACCAAGAATCTCGCAATCAAATTGTACAAAGTCAGATGACCTATGAGTTTGAAAAAAAGGAAGCGATTGCTCAAGCGGAACATAAAAAAGAATTAGAAAATCAAGAGGCCATTGCAGACGAAAAAAACAGAAAGCAAAAACTCATCATTGGATTTGTAGTGGTTGGATTCATCTTAGTACTCGTTTTTGCAGCCTTCGTTTCACGTTCGTTGCGAATCACGAAAAAACAGAAGGATGTGATTGAAATGCAAAAATTGTTTGTAGAACAACAAAAGGCAGAAGTAGAAATGCAAAAAGGAATGGTGGAAGAGAAACAGCTGCAAATAATCGATAGCATTAAATACGCCCGAAGAATTCAGCAATCGTTGTTGCCAACGGAGAAGTATATTGAGAAAAATATAAATAGGTTGAAGAAAAAGTAA
- a CDS encoding RidA family protein, with product MAEDRINSSKAPEPVGAYPHARKVGNLLFLSGVGPRERGTKKIPGVELDDKGNIVSYDIETQCKSVFQNIKWILEEAGSSWDNIVDVQVFLTNMKDDFATYNKVYAEWFKDNQPCRTTIEINCLPTPIAIELKVIATV from the coding sequence ATGGCAGAAGACAGAATCAATTCAAGCAAAGCACCTGAGCCCGTAGGCGCTTATCCACACGCAAGAAAAGTTGGAAATTTATTATTCCTTTCAGGAGTTGGTCCGCGTGAACGTGGTACCAAAAAAATTCCCGGAGTGGAATTAGACGATAAAGGAAACATCGTTTCTTATGATATTGAAACGCAATGCAAATCTGTTTTTCAAAACATCAAATGGATTTTGGAAGAGGCCGGCAGCAGCTGGGATAATATTGTTGATGTACAAGTATTCTTGACAAATATGAAAGATGATTTCGCCACTTATAACAAAGTGTATGCAGAGTGGTTTAAAGACAATCAACCTTGCCGAACAACCATTGAAATCAATTGTTTGCCAACACCTATTGCGATTGAATTAAAAGTGATTGCGACCGTTTAA
- a CDS encoding DUF2306 domain-containing protein, which yields MGLYQIIKIIHILAGATALITGLIAMLTRKGGKAHRLNGKLYFWSMAIIFVSSIYMSLYKEMIFFVLIAFFSFQAAFSGYRILYLKKLNQGQKAAALDYVGIIVGGIAAICMLYLGIVNASKNNTAGIVLLVFGVFYALGVWQEWRKFSKPPTDKMFWYYKHIGQMGGAYIATTTAFLVNNYRLFPFIPGVVLWLLPTAVGVVIITRVIKKYKKQYSDKA from the coding sequence ATGGGGCTTTATCAAATCATTAAAATCATTCACATTTTAGCAGGAGCAACTGCTTTAATCACCGGACTCATTGCGATGCTTACTCGCAAAGGCGGTAAAGCACATCGTTTGAATGGCAAGCTCTATTTCTGGAGCATGGCCATCATTTTTGTTTCCAGCATTTATATGTCGCTTTACAAAGAAATGATCTTCTTTGTATTGATTGCTTTCTTTAGTTTTCAAGCAGCTTTTAGCGGATACCGTATCTTATATCTTAAAAAATTAAATCAAGGACAAAAGGCTGCAGCCCTTGATTATGTTGGTATCATTGTAGGTGGAATTGCAGCAATCTGTATGCTTTATTTAGGAATAGTTAATGCAAGCAAAAATAATACAGCCGGAATTGTTTTATTGGTTTTTGGAGTGTTTTATGCGTTGGGTGTGTGGCAAGAATGGCGAAAGTTTTCCAAACCGCCTACTGATAAAATGTTTTGGTATTATAAACACATTGGGCAAATGGGAGGCGCCTACATCGCTACCACAACGGCTTTCTTGGTGAATAATTATCGTTTGTTTCCTTTTATTCCAGGTGTTGTATTGTGGCTTCTGCCCACTGCTGTTGGTGTGGTAATCATCACACGTGTTATCAAAAAGTACAAAAAGCAGTATTCCGATAAAGCGTAA
- a CDS encoding isoleucine--tRNA ligase, whose translation MSKNYKTYTGLNLSQTAKDVQKTWDENNTFEKSITSREGKTPFVFYEGPPSANGLPGIHHVMARSIKDIFCRYKTQKGFQVKRKAGWDTHGLPIELSVEKTLGITKEDIGKKITVEEYNIACRKDVMKYTDVWADVTAKMGYWVDMEHPYITYDNKYIESVWWLLSNLYSKGAIYKGFTIQPYSPAAGTGLSSHELNQPGCYRDVKDRTAVAMFKAVQSPKLESLKLEGDVYFLAWTTTPWTLPSNTALAVGKNIDYVLVKTFNPFSHTLTNVILAKELVGKHFPEKNKELKFEDYKPGDKAIPFQIVSEFKGSDLAGISYEQLLPFAQPTDGDAFKVIIGDFVTTEDGTGIVHIAPSFGADDFRVAKQNGIGSLTLVDKRGKFLPEVKDGTFLYGEEYVKEAYLTDAEKEAEFKNQKSILEAAGKIKELKAYLSVDERIVLKLQEEGKLFKKETYEHSYPHCWRTDKPVLYYPLDSWFIKTTDYKDRMIALNKTINWKPESTGTGRFGNWLENLNDWNLSRSRFWGIPIPIWTSEDKSEQIVIGSVEELKKEIENAIAKKAMTENPLAKFNAGDMSETNYNTFDLHKPYADNIVLERNGKKLFREPDLIDVWFDSGAMPYAQLHYPFENKELIDQKKYYPADFIAEGVDQTRGWFFTLHAIATMCFDSVAFKNVVSNGLVLDKNGQKMSKRLGNAVDPFETIEKYGPDATRWYMITNAAPWDNLKFDIEGIAEVQRKFFGTLHNTYSFFALYANVDGFNYKEGEIPMLERAEIDRWIISELNTLIKKVDEAYADYEPHRAGRLIESFVDEHLSNWYVRLCRRRFWKGDYTQDKIAAYQTLYRCLEVIAQLSAPIAPFFMDRLFTDLNSITGRDKSQSIHLSDFPVSDTFLIDKDLEERMELAQKISSMVLSIRKKENIRVRQPLNKIQIPVLDDSYKAKIEAVKDLILSEVNVKSLDLVDESQTQIVKNLKLNFKTLGKKCGKHMKSVQTFANENGPAIISGIEKTGKFEMKFEGETIVLETEDVEIIPVDIPGWKVANSGQLTVALDVTISEGLREEGLARELVNRIQNLRKDSNLEVTDRIDVKIQRNSAINSAINNNLDYICAEILASSLELVDTVEATKGSEVELDEEIKTMITITKLLN comes from the coding sequence ATGAGCAAAAATTATAAAACCTATACCGGCCTCAACCTTTCGCAAACAGCGAAGGATGTTCAAAAGACCTGGGACGAAAATAATACCTTCGAAAAATCCATCACTTCGCGTGAAGGAAAAACTCCTTTTGTTTTTTATGAAGGACCGCCTAGCGCCAACGGATTACCAGGTATCCACCACGTAATGGCTCGTTCAATTAAGGATATTTTTTGTCGCTACAAAACACAAAAAGGCTTTCAGGTAAAACGTAAAGCCGGTTGGGATACGCATGGATTACCAATAGAATTAAGTGTTGAAAAGACCTTAGGAATCACAAAAGAAGACATTGGTAAAAAAATTACTGTTGAAGAGTACAACATTGCCTGCCGCAAAGATGTGATGAAATACACCGATGTATGGGCGGATGTAACTGCAAAAATGGGCTATTGGGTGGATATGGAACATCCATACATCACCTACGATAACAAATACATTGAAAGCGTTTGGTGGTTGTTGAGTAATTTATACTCGAAAGGTGCCATCTACAAAGGATTTACGATTCAACCGTATTCTCCTGCTGCTGGAACAGGACTTTCATCGCACGAATTGAACCAACCGGGATGTTATAGAGATGTGAAGGATAGAACGGCTGTTGCGATGTTTAAAGCAGTTCAAAGTCCAAAGTTGGAAAGTTTAAAGTTGGAGGGTGATGTTTACTTTTTAGCTTGGACCACTACCCCTTGGACATTGCCTTCTAATACTGCATTGGCGGTTGGAAAGAATATTGATTATGTTTTGGTGAAAACATTTAATCCTTTTTCTCATACACTTACAAATGTGATTCTTGCTAAAGAATTAGTGGGAAAACATTTTCCTGAAAAAAATAAAGAATTAAAATTCGAAGATTATAAACCTGGAGATAAAGCTATTCCTTTTCAAATTGTTTCTGAATTCAAAGGCTCTGACTTAGCAGGAATTTCTTACGAACAACTTTTACCATTTGCACAACCAACAGATGGTGATGCATTTAAAGTAATCATCGGTGATTTCGTTACTACAGAAGATGGAACAGGTATCGTACACATTGCTCCAAGTTTTGGTGCAGACGATTTTAGAGTGGCGAAACAAAACGGAATTGGGTCGTTAACATTGGTTGACAAACGTGGTAAATTTTTACCTGAAGTAAAAGACGGAACATTTTTGTATGGCGAAGAATATGTGAAAGAAGCGTATTTAACCGATGCAGAAAAAGAAGCGGAATTCAAAAATCAAAAATCCATTTTAGAAGCTGCCGGAAAAATAAAAGAGCTGAAAGCCTATCTAAGTGTGGATGAACGCATCGTTTTAAAATTACAGGAAGAAGGAAAACTTTTCAAAAAAGAAACCTACGAACACAGTTATCCGCATTGCTGGAGAACCGATAAACCTGTTTTGTATTATCCATTGGATTCATGGTTTATCAAAACGACTGATTACAAAGACAGAATGATTGCTTTGAACAAAACAATCAACTGGAAGCCGGAATCAACCGGTACTGGACGTTTTGGGAACTGGTTGGAAAATTTGAACGACTGGAATTTATCTCGTTCACGCTTTTGGGGAATTCCAATTCCAATCTGGACAAGTGAAGATAAATCCGAGCAAATTGTGATTGGTTCAGTAGAGGAGTTGAAAAAAGAAATTGAAAATGCTATTGCGAAAAAAGCAATGACAGAAAATCCACTTGCGAAATTTAACGCAGGTGATATGTCGGAAACAAATTACAATACATTTGATTTGCATAAACCGTATGCTGATAACATCGTGTTGGAACGCAATGGCAAAAAGCTTTTCCGTGAACCGGATTTAATTGATGTTTGGTTTGATTCCGGTGCAATGCCTTATGCGCAATTGCATTATCCGTTTGAAAACAAAGAATTAATTGATCAGAAAAAATATTATCCTGCTGATTTTATTGCGGAAGGTGTAGATCAAACACGTGGCTGGTTCTTTACTTTGCATGCCATCGCTACCATGTGTTTTGATTCGGTTGCTTTCAAAAATGTTGTTTCTAACGGATTGGTGTTGGATAAAAACGGACAAAAAATGAGTAAACGTTTGGGCAATGCTGTTGATCCATTCGAAACCATTGAGAAATACGGTCCGGATGCTACCCGCTGGTATATGATTACCAATGCGGCTCCTTGGGATAATTTGAAATTTGATATTGAAGGTATTGCAGAAGTACAACGTAAATTTTTCGGAACACTTCACAACACGTATTCATTCTTCGCATTGTATGCAAACGTGGATGGCTTCAATTACAAAGAAGGTGAAATCCCAATGTTGGAACGTGCGGAAATTGATCGTTGGATTATTTCTGAATTAAATACATTGATTAAAAAAGTTGACGAAGCCTATGCCGATTACGAGCCGCACCGTGCAGGTCGTTTAATCGAAAGTTTTGTGGATGAACATTTGAGTAACTGGTACGTGCGTTTGTGCAGAAGACGTTTCTGGAAAGGTGATTATACGCAAGATAAAATTGCTGCGTATCAAACATTATATCGTTGTTTGGAAGTAATCGCGCAACTTTCCGCTCCGATTGCACCATTTTTCATGGATCGTTTGTTTACAGATTTAAACTCAATTACCGGTCGTGATAAATCTCAATCCATTCACTTGAGTGATTTCCCTGTTTCAGATACATTCTTAATTGATAAAGATTTGGAAGAGCGTATGGAATTGGCGCAAAAGATTTCTTCAATGGTTTTATCGATTCGTAAAAAAGAAAATATTCGCGTGCGTCAACCATTGAATAAAATTCAGATTCCTGTTTTGGATGATTCCTACAAAGCAAAAATTGAAGCGGTAAAAGATTTGATTTTGTCGGAAGTGAATGTGAAGAGTTTGGATTTGGTAGATGAGTCGCAAACACAAATCGTGAAAAATCTGAAATTGAATTTCAAAACCTTGGGTAAAAAATGCGGGAAGCATATGAAGTCGGTACAAACCTTTGCGAATGAAAACGGACCGGCAATTATCTCGGGAATCGAAAAAACCGGCAAATTTGAGATGAAATTTGAAGGGGAAACGATTGTTTTGGAGACCGAAGATGTGGAAATCATCCCGGTGGACATTCCGGGATGGAAGGTTGCCAATTCGGGTCAATTGACTGTGGCTCTGGATGTTACAATTTCGGAAGGGTTGCGTGAGGAGGGACTTGCAAGAGAGTTGGTGAATCGAATTCAGAACTTGAGAAAGGATAGTAATCTGGAGGTTACAGACCGCATTGACGTGAAAATTCAGAGAAATTCTGCGATAAATTCAGCCATCAATAATAATTTGGACTATATTTGCGCGGAAATTTTGGCATCATCGCTCGAACTTGTTGATACTGTGGAGGCTACAAAAGGCTCAGAAGTTGAACTGGATGAGGAGATTAAGACCATGATTACAATAACTAAACTACTAAACTAA
- a CDS encoding TraR/DksA family transcriptional regulator encodes MGPAPKPHINTDTRTRYSDNELKEFKELILKKLTEAQKDYELLKSTLSHKDDHGTDDTSPTFKLLEDGSDVLSKEETAHLASRQEKFIQNLQNALIRIENKTYGICRATGKLISKERLRSVPHATLAIEAKLEQNS; translated from the coding sequence ATGGGTCCTGCGCCTAAACCACATATCAATACAGATACACGTACACGTTATTCTGACAATGAATTAAAAGAATTCAAAGAATTGATTCTTAAAAAATTGACTGAAGCACAAAAAGATTACGAATTGTTAAAGAGCACATTGTCTCATAAAGATGATCATGGCACAGATGATACTTCTCCTACCTTCAAATTGTTAGAAGATGGTTCTGATGTATTGTCGAAAGAAGAAACAGCGCACTTAGCAAGCCGTCAAGAGAAATTTATTCAAAACCTTCAAAATGCATTAATTCGTATCGAAAACAAAACATACGGAATTTGCAGAGCGACCGGTAAATTGATTTCTAAAGAACGTTTGAGAAGCGTTCCTCACGCTACATTAGCGATTGAAGCAAAACTAGAGCAAAATTCTTAA